One Williamwhitmania taraxaci genomic window, ATAAACTAATTGGATATACCAATATCAATAATATAGATTTAAGAAACGCTAAAGCGGAATGGGCAGGTACATTCATTGGAGATAAAGATTTTGCTGGACAAGGTTATGGAAGAGAAGCTTCTATTTTAATGCTTAGTTTTCTTTTTAGTCAGTATCCAATACACAAATGTTATGGAAGGTGTCTTGAAGAGCATCCAACAACCGCTAAACTATTCATCTCATTGGGATTCACTCAAGATGGAGTTCTACGAGATGATGTTTTTAAAAATGGCGAGTTTAAGAATGT contains:
- a CDS encoding GNAT family N-acetyltransferase, with the translated sequence MEDRVYLRAFEVDDYILINRWRRDPEIIKYLAGNVFFVSSEREKKSVENKIFDDSVNLYLGICEKNTNKLIGYTNINNIDLRNAKAEWAGTFIGDKDFAGQGYGREASILMLSFLFSQYPIHKCYGRCLEEHPTTAKLFISLGFTQDGVLRDDVFKNGEFKNVLMFSILRDEVNGQF